One region of Bactrocera neohumeralis isolate Rockhampton chromosome 5, APGP_CSIRO_Bneo_wtdbg2-racon-allhic-juicebox.fasta_v2, whole genome shotgun sequence genomic DNA includes:
- the LOC126760727 gene encoding uncharacterized protein LOC126760727, with product MVYKVVYSLILSSPILTIGKAHRTDMYLKQLFILSFIVFASVSARSIREVASDHEVPSILNLFETINENFKKFGDTVSKSFNAQKFEESGRDVAKQLDEWGANIKKETENLKDNEAVKSLRESVDKALEEIKQSPDVKVVIEKYKTGSDAFIAKINKIRETEEPKLQDLSKKILEQTTTTLQDIANIFQKDVKQ from the exons ATGGTATATAAAGTGGTATATTCACTAATTCTGAGTAGTCCCATTTTGACTATTGGAAAAGCACATCGCACAGACATGTACTTGAAACagctatttattttaagtttcatCGTTTTTGCG AGCGTCAGTGCTCGCTCAATACGCGAGGTTGCATCCGATCACGAAGTACCatcgattttaaatttatttgagacTATTAACGAGAATTTCAAGAAATTCGGAGATacggtttcaaaatcatttAATGCGCAGAAGTTTGAAGAAAGTGGCCGAGATGTTGCTAAACAATTAGATGAGTGGGGTGCAAATATCAAGAAAGAG ACTGAAAACTTGAAAGATAACGAAGCTGTCAAGAGTTTAAGAGAATCAGTAGATAAAGCTCTGGAAGAAATCAAACAATCACCCGATGTAAAAGtcgtaattgaaaaatataaaactggtTCAGATGCGTTTATagccaaaataaacaaaataagggAGACTGAAGAGCCAAAGTTGCAAGATCTTTCCAAGAAGATTTTGGAACAAACCACTACAACACTGCAGGATATcgccaatatttttcaaaaagatgtaaagcaataa
- the LOC126760725 gene encoding uncharacterized protein LOC126760725 has translation MSYIGTNTSDAECERADQPKTRHSDFISKLAANKLSLESKWTNKKDDESGSELSYTENFLTRGAFLLTPLHELSMERAAVICEKMNFKGCFSLTKTATGILFKFSHPDDYQAVYKKGFHKITGARFYRKIAIPCRPKKTFTLFVMDVPEDLPVEDIRHALYKFDSVVEVVRLHYQTQQLMSNEKIQEVRTEVAEKTDRRESTTSVIRITLASMDEYNILLQNGLNFYDATFFPTEANLQMKDVKIDYKRRIFDGNKSSRVRELLPVFDATGFCKLPPPSSKLIKPTRSIK, from the exons ATGTCATATATTGGAACAAACACTTCAGACGCTGAATGTGAAAGGGCGGATCAACCAAAAACCCGTCATTCGGATTTCATTTCAAAGTTAGCTGCAAACAAGTTATCCTTGGAATCTAAATGGACAAATAAAAAGGATGATGAATCTGGATCAGAATTGTCGTACACAGAAAACTTTTTGACGAGAG gtGCATTTTTGCTGACGCCTCTACATGAATTATCAATGGAACGAGCTGCAGTTATATGCGAGAAAATGAATTTCAAGGGTTGTTTCAGCCTAACGAAAACTGCTACGGGAATTCTTTTCAAGTTTTCACACCCAGACGATTATCAAGCCGTTTACAAGAAAGGATTCCACAAAATAACAGGAGCGAGATTTTATCGAAAG ATAGCGATTCCCTGTCGACCGAAAAAAACATTCACTCTCTTTGTTATGGATGTGCCTGAAGATTTACCCGTCGAAGACATTAGGCATGCATTATACAAGTTCGATTCTGTAGTTGAAGTAGTACGTCTTCATTACCAAACTCAACAATTAATGTCAAACGAAAAAATTCAAGAAG TTAGAACTGAAGTTGCTGAGAAAACAGACCGCCGAGAATCAACTACGTCGGTAATTCGAATAACATTAGCTTCAATGgatgaatataatatattactgCAAAATGGACTAAACTTTTACGATGCGACCTTTTTTCCAACAGAAGCAAATCTTCAAATGAAGGATGTAAAAATTGACTATAAAAGACG aattttcgatGGAAATAAGAGTAGTCGAGTGCGTGAATTGCTTCCTGTTTTCGATGCCACTGGATTTTGTAAATTGCCACCACCATCAAGTAAACTTATTAAACCAACAAgaagtataaaataa